The Anabrus simplex isolate iqAnaSimp1 chromosome 6, ASM4041472v1, whole genome shotgun sequence genome includes the window AAATTTAGCTCTTCCAGGTAAAATAATTCTTATGTGAATTCATGTATAAGGTGGGAGCGTGTATATTTTGATAGTCTTAAAGCCTTTTTGTATGTTGACTCTACTTTCTATATGGACAGGAGATCCCTTTTCATCAGGATATTTGTTGCTATGATCGCAGCAGACGTTCTTTGTTTTATGTGCCTGGAGAATGTTAGGTCATGTGTTTAAAAAGTGATTCCAGATTAGTGAAATGGTTCACGTGTTGTAACCTCTTGTTGTTAATGACAGTGTCATCTCTGTGGTGTGGGACATCATACATTCCTGAAGACCATTAATGCAGTCTTGTCCTCCTATATGTGAAGGTCATTTCCTCTAGCCGTTGCTGTTGGGAGGTTACAAGAATTTTGAAGCTGCTCTTGTGATCTTGAGACCATTACGATGCCATCTATGTATATGTACCCCCTTTTGTGTGTGCTTTGAACTCTGATCTTTCCTGCTGGTTTTCTAGCTGGATGTAGTTACAGGCATGGATGTTAGGTCATTTTCATGAGACAATGTCCTTTTCCTCACAGCCCTTCCAATTTGATTCTGCCATTCTGTCAGTTTACGGGGTTGAATGCTTTTCTAAAAATCTATAAAGACTGCGTAGAGCTTTCGTTGCTGATGTCCAAGCACCTCTTGTATCTCATTCTCGAGACATTTCACGGCATTTCATGGTCGATCATTCTTTCCAAAACCTGAATTGCTCTTAACGCAATATTCCATCTAATAGGTCTGTTAACCTGTTTGTAATGACCTTTGTGAATATCTTAAAATATACACGTTCCAGCGCTATACTCCTGTACTTATTCAGGTCCTCCACATCCCCTTTTCCTTTGTACAGAACTTTGACTGTTGAATTATTCCATCTGTTGGGGTGGTTAAATGTACAAGGCATTGGTTCGTAAGATTGGTCCATGCTTCCTTTAATAACAGGGCTCATCTGGGGATGTTCATTCAAAATCTGATATTGTCTGCAGGCTTTACCTTTCTTGGATTGTTTGCTTCCCGGTCTTCAATTTCACTTGTAGTGAAAGGGATAGTATCTTTGATATAGCTGCTTGATTACATTATTGGATCTGATCTAGTTTCCTTGTGCTGTAATATACTCTGGAAATTATTCTTCCAGGTATCCATCTATATTTGCCTTGGGTATATTGGCTCTCTCGATTGTAAGAATTTAAATGTATCTCATTCAGCTGCTTTTATTAATTTGCGTTCTTCTTGAGTAGTAGTTGTTTTCCTTGTGTTCTTCAGTATCtccttttattctttctttttcatTGCATACTCTTTCAGGTCTTGTGGTGATTGAGATTTCTTTGCTTTATGCAGTGCTTCTAATGTAATCAAAATTAGTGGataaaggctaagtcaggaatgaaTTTGAAGGATGTAGCTGTGTGCTTTTGGTGGAGGGATCATTGAAATggctggaggaggataggttacctaggaaaataatggactcaaccgtggagggtaagagaagtagagggttaTCAAGATGATTATTGTTAGACCTGGTTTTTAATTATGTAAGGAAAAGAGTTGTAGAACTAATTGAGTCCATGGAGCTCTTTGCGCTAGTGAAGGATTGTGAATTCACTTAGTTAATTCAGAGGCAAGCAGACTGAATGtggaaaggaataacagtctataatgatgtaaaCTTTCTGCAATGTAGTATACAGTCACTCTAGAAGCTCATAAATTTAAAGCGTACGTGACAATACGTTGATACTAGTAAATTCTAACTGATGGAATGTGAGCGAGGCCATAAAATCAAACTCCAAGACGCAGAGCAAATTATTCATCATTTGAGCTGAGCTATTCAACACTGTACATTTGAATATAATCACACAAGGCATCCTGACTTTGGATGAGCTCACTGCCAATTGATAGGCAAGAAGAGATCCAACGGCATCCTACCatcagatggttttccatggtttcccatttttacaccaagcaaatgctcgggctataccttaattaaagccctgCCGCTGTttcccagtcctttcctgtcccattgttgtcaAACCTGTATGAATTTGTGTGATATTAAACTGCTAGCAAAAGAAATCCTAACAGCTTTGTCCATTATCCAGAGACATGAAGTGCCTTTACCAGAATAGAATTGGATCTCCCATAAACTGAGAAGAGAGTATTAGTTTATTATAACACAGATTGTTTACGTTATCATAATTCTTTTAAGTTCCAGATATTAAACATTGCTCTACCAGGTTAATCAGCCACCCCTATTTATTTGGATTATGCAGCCTGGCACTCAACCATCTGCCTGAAAATAATTTGGGAATTTTTTCCCTACAGCCCACTAGAAGGCCTATTATGTCTTAAAGGTTGTACATGTTTTTGAAATAATTTGTCGTGGGCTCattaatcttcttttcttcttggtTGGCTAGCAATGGCTGATCATTTTCAGTTTTTCAAATCAAACTGTTTGATCAATGATGAAatatcattaggggccaatgacctagatgttagattccttaaaacaacaatcaaccgagcaagtggctgcgtggtttgagtcacatagctatcagcttgcattcggaagatagagagtttgaaccccactctgggcacccctgaagatggtcttccgtggtttccaattttcacaccaggtaaatgctgggactgtccctaaattaaggctgcggtcgcttccttcccactcctagcccttctctattccatcatcgccacaagacctatctgtgtcggtgcaacaaaaagcaaattgtaaaaaaagaaagacaGTCATCATTGTCATCTAATCTCATTTTGTTATAGTTAGTCAAGATATCAGCTCTACAAGAACTTCCAAATTTCATGAAATCGAAAGTAGTTTGAAAGAAACTTATTCTTTAATTTGTgttgaaaatgaaatttgaaatagaCATTTCAGAAATATCCTTTCCTTTAATTGCACATTATTCTGATGCAGAAAATGTatacccttatttatttatttattcataaatggTAATTAGCAAAATTTATTTATGCTTATAACTGTATTTATAAAAACATTTGTTACAAGTTGTACTAATTCTAAAAACTGCCCTTTTTTCCTGTCTTTATCTTTCTTTCTGTTATTCCTTTCAAATACAATTTTGCTCCTAGACTTAGTCTTGCACGGTTTTTGAAATGTTTTCAAAAATGCTACCATCCGCTTCTATACATTTGGCCCCATTTTTATGAGCCAGAAATTATTGTACGAAGCATGTAAGAAATATGAGCTTCAGAATGCCAGTGAATTAAGGAAGAGATTATATCTTGGACATTTAAGTTTCTACTTTCCCTTCACTACTCACACTAAACAAAAAGATGTTTTACTAGCAACATTCGAGTGATGTGGTTCCATACATATTGAGAATTGGACTGAATTTTAGTCACATCCTTTGCTCAATGAGCTCTGTAAGTAGTAGTAACTTGTCATGAATCTGTTTGTGTAAGACACTCTAGAGATATGAACCCTGCATAAATGATGCTGGTAATAGCTAATCTGTAAGGAagaatgaaccttactgtaccatactataggaatgtatgtttgcatgacatatttacccgctcctagagtatgatatatttaaggttcgttttcctttacacaggcgcataggaaagtgaactcaacgaaaattgttctgatggactgtgtatcaatatgtggctgggaggcgtgatcagtctcgagggaaataatggataggaagagcattgtcacattcgcgtttttggcataggagcgacgatatgtctCTTTATCTTCCTCTTGGCTTCTTACCACCCACTTCCATCTCTTGATATCTTTGGGTTCCTGCCCTCAAGTCCATTTGTTTGACTTGCCTGTACCATCTTAGTTGACATTTCTCTGTTCTCTCTTGTAATGGTTCCTCATTTGGTTCTTCCCACACATTATTTTTCTGGTTCTTGTTGTAGCTCCCATTCTTTGCCTCAAGAATTTCATTGCACTCTGTTAAATCTCTTCCTTTTGTTACCCAAGTCTCTGATGGATAGATTAGTATCGGAACATAGTAGGTAGGATTGAATATGTTTATTTTCTTAGGGTACATTCTTGTTCACAGGTCTCAAGGCTGTAGGGTTTAtaattttctctttactgttacatATTTTGTGATCAGGAGCATTCAGCAATTTCACTGATTTGTATTGGTTGTGATAGCAGCCTTAGCAGTTTTAGCAGTCTTGCTATCAACAAAACTATGCTCTGCTGTACATTTTTTGTTGCtgacaaaattaaataattaatagcaGAGAATATGTTAGGTTGAGTTGGGTGCTAAAAGCTTAGAGAATAGGAACAGTAACAATATATCTCAATATTTATACATATTATCTCTTCTTTTTCAGGCTTTGCTCATGGTGTGATGGATACACTGCCTGACATTTTCTTTCAAGAGAAGAGTCACAAGCAATGACAGGAAGATGATGGGTGATCAGTTTAGAAAATTAGAACAATACTCACCCAAATCGTCACCAAGAGGGGGCTACTCCCCTATAGTATCTCGTCCGGACACTACTGGAACTTTAAAAACGACGATTTCCTTGGGGAAAAATCCTTCCATCGTCCACAGTGGACCCTTCTATTTAATGAAGGAGCCCCCAGGTGAGAGTGAACTGACGGGGGCCACAAACTTGATGGCCCATTATGGGCTTGAACATTCTTATAACAAGTTCAGTGGCAAGAAAGTGAAAGAGTCCCTGTCCTCATTTCTCCCCAACCTTCCTGGCATGATCGACACACCAGGACACCTGGACAATAGCTCTCTCCGTTCCGTCATCGAGAAACCTCCCATTGGGGGCAAGGAGCTACTTCCGCTTACCAGCATGCAGCTGGCTGGTTTTCGTCTGCACCCGGGTCCTCTCCCCGACCAGTACCGCTGCATAAATCAAGTGCCACAAagaaaacacaaaaacaaacataagaaacataaacacaaagCGGAGGATACGCCAAGTCATGAAACACAACTTACCGAGGTGGGACAGGATTCGCATGAGAAGAAACACAAAAAGCGAGGCCGGCACGAAGATGACAAGGAGAGAAAgaagagaaaaaaagagaaaaagaagaaaaaacaaaaacacagtCCAGAACATGCCGGTGGTCTCACTCCTAATCAACATTCCAATGGCTGAAGGACTGTTCAAACTtcctttttgtgttctttgtatgtACAGAAAAGACTGGAGAGAATATGACAAGGTTAAGTTTGTTTCTTTTGAAACTCCATTGTGTCTGTTATTTACAGGACTGAATTGTTCCATAATTAGGAAAACTTCCCTTGGCAATTGTAAAATTTGAACAGTTTGTTAATAACTTCCACACACACTGTCATCCCCAACCTTGTTGTAATTTGTTAAGTATATGATTCCTGAAAAAAGTCTTTTGCTATTCATTTGGTCTTCAACTAGATCTGTAAGGCAACAAAGTTGTATAACTTTTAAAGGTTCTGAATATTTTGCTGTTCATTTTGAAAGAAACTGTGTGACAGTAGGCAGGTGTAATCTTATCTAGTTAGGTGTATCTAGACATCTAGCTATCAGTCTTACCATTACTTATCCTTTTTTCCCAGTTGTTCAGTCtttgttcttcattttcatcaagAAAATTGAACCTAGACCTGCGCAGTTTTGTGTGATGATTGGATGATTTCTTTGGTATTCCTTTTCTGTCCTTGGTATAGAAGCTGTGTTAACAGTTGTTATGGAGTTGATGAATGTCAAACAGTTTGGTCATTTGCtccattttaaaataatattaaaaagaataTAGGAACTGAGAGAAATTAACACTTCCAATACATAAAGAGAGTTTATAAGTCAGTCAGCACATTACTTGAGTGTGTTGTTATTTTGATTAGATAAATGAGAATTTTGATATTAAACTGAATATCTAAAAAGTAGTAAGAGAAAGTTCAATGTACCTATGCAAGAATGTGGAAAAAGGGTGAAAGAGAGAGTGAAGGCGGTTTGCACATGCTGCACACTCATGGATTAGATCGTTGCAacaaaaattatgacattgcatcTTCATTGGAATACTATTATTGTATGTGTAGTGGAGTTCTATTGAAACTTGGACTTAAATTCACCCATGTTTTTCAGTCTCAAGCCTTGGAAAAGGAGAAACCTTAATATTATACATTTATTTCACTTTCCAGTATGCATTTCAACAAAATTCGGAATAATTTGAATATTATTCTTTTTAGCTTAAAATGCACTATCATTTATATTTTCCTCATATGGCATAGtggagtaaaacctgtcttaaactGTTTCTCTATTAGGCAGAAACGTGGCTTTAAGGAAAAATGATCCCTGTCCCTTGACTTGGACGTGAAATGTCATGCGAACTACTCTGGATTAAGTGGAAACTGTTCAACTCAGAAATGGAAGCCAAAGTATGCCCTTAAATGAAAAATATCCACTCCCCCTAGAGGACCATTCAGCGATATTTTAACCATCCTATAAATTTTAAACAGTCTagtcatacatatatatatatataaagagagaAAGGAACAACAAAGAACATGGaatgaacacaatggcaggtcactGCGGGAAGAGGGAACAAC containing:
- the MED19 gene encoding mediator of RNA polymerase II transcription subunit 19, giving the protein MMGDQFRKLEQYSPKSSPRGGYSPIVSRPDTTGTLKTTISLGKNPSIVHSGPFYLMKEPPGESELTGATNLMAHYGLEHSYNKFSGKKVKESLSSFLPNLPGMIDTPGHLDNSSLRSVIEKPPIGGKELLPLTSMQLAGFRLHPGPLPDQYRCINQVPQRKHKNKHKKHKHKAEDTPSHETQLTEVGQDSHEKKHKKRGRHEDDKERKKRKKEKKKKKQKHSPEHAGGLTPNQHSNG